From a region of the Arachis ipaensis cultivar K30076 chromosome B09, Araip1.1, whole genome shotgun sequence genome:
- the LOC107615019 gene encoding uncharacterized protein LOC107615019: MASPSLSVPYALLPSIQQTHLIDDDDDPITVDRSIFSLSENKRYEWKNMLEGLVGAWCVGSSHGWIVLLDQNGVPLLLNPSSFTTINLPPLPLSFLHPVTYSYFAEYLRKTFIVKAILMCCSSPSSYILAIIYGSNNKIAYCNSATWVELSHDKQSYCDIVLSNNYLYALTQYGSVEVWNICGQIPKRLILLTPTMEGNYEEEKAYLEDN, translated from the coding sequence ATggcttctccttctctctcagtTCCCTACGCTCTTCTTCCAAGCATTCAGCAAACACACctcattgatgatgatgatgatcctaTAACTGTTGATAGAAGCATCTTCAGTTTATCGGAGAACAAGCGTTATGAGTGGAAGAACATGTTGGAGGGTCTTGTTGGAGCGTGGTGTGTTGGTTCTTCTCATGGTTGGATTGTGCTTTTGGATCAGAATGGAGTTCCACTTCTTCTAAATCCTTCTTCTTTCACTACCATTAACTTACCACCTCTTCCCCTTTCATTCTTGCACCCTGTCACATATTCTTACTTTGCTGAATACTTAAGGAAAACGTTCATAGTCAAAGCAATCTTGATGTGTTGTTCCTCTCCTTCAAGCTACATTCTTGCCATCATATATGGTTCAAACAACAAGATTGCTTATTGCAATTCTGCAACTTGGGTTGAGCTCTCTCATGATAAGCAATCTTATTGTGACATTGTGCTCAGCAACAACTATCTTTATGCCTTAACACAATATGGTTCTGTTGAAGTTTGGAATATTTGTGGACAAATTCCTAAAAGATTGATTCTTTTAACACCAACTATGGAGGGGAATTACGAAGAGGAGAAAGCATATTTAGAAGATAACTGA